In one window of Henckelia pumila isolate YLH828 chromosome 1, ASM3356847v2, whole genome shotgun sequence DNA:
- the LOC140868621 gene encoding cysteine-rich receptor-like protein kinase 15 isoform X1, with translation MISRRRRQLASIFLTVMNLVSTTRTQFACLNNGNYSSNSTYKANLQTLLSSLPTNIDINGFYNSSLGQNPDTVYASVLCRGDVQLDICRDCIQKTANELIKSCPNSKQSLMWNEFCTLRYSNESMFGILSEDPVCYMVNSLNFSSPNHFLADVNALLHNISIQAADGGSLRKVAAGNTISTVDVDTLFSLVQCTPDLSMEDCSGCLSFAVSVNSQICDGKIGCRILFPSCNIRYEIVPFYNGTRLQELQDQLITTPPPPPSILSPAPPPPSLSPAPLTLPEKKDGNRTRTNIIIVIVVSIVVSLIAAVWAGILLIKRTKTKPEEEVRSVGDINMADFLQYDFHQIKIATDDFSDANKLGQGGFGSVYKGKLLNGLEIAVKRMSLDSSQGHVEFKNEVLLVAKLQHRNLVRLLGFSMEGDERLLVYEFVQNTSLERFIFDPIKRNDLDWERRYKIIVGIAKGLLYLHEESRLKIIHRDLKASNILLDEDMNPKIADFGMAKLFAGDETHGSTNRIVGTYGYMPPEYAMHGQFSVKSDVFSFGVLVLEILAGQRNNSFRHGENAEDLLSVAWKYWYQGTIQDMIDPVLRASLGFSHDMLRCIHIGLLCVHDNPIDRPTMTSVVPMLSSFTISLPVPSQSSYFTSSDL, from the exons ATGATTTCTCGAAGACGGCGGCAACTCGCCTCCATTTTCTTGACAGTCATGAACCTTGTGTCCACTACCAGAACGCAATTTGCGTGCCTTAACAACGGCAATTACTCAAGTAACAGCACATACAAGGCCAATCTCCAAACTCTCCTCTCCTCTCTGCCTACAAATATTGATATCAATGGATTCTACAATTCCTCCCTGGGCCAGAACCCGGATACGGTCTACGCCTCCGTGCTTTGCAGAGGTGATGTTCAGCTTGATATTTGTCGCGATTGTATCCAAAAGACCGCAAATGAATTGATTAAATCATGCCCGAATTCCAAACAGTCACTTATGTGGAATGAATTTTGCACGTTACGGTACTCCAATGAATCTATGTTCGGAATATTGTCGGAAGATCCAGTGTGCTACATGGTGAATAGCCTGAACTTCTCCAGTCCGAACCATTTTCTTGCGGATGTTAATGCCCTACTGCACAATATTAGTATCCAGGCTGCTGATGGTGGTTCTCTGAGAAAAGTTGCCGCTGGGAATACAATTAGTACGGTAGATGTTGATACTCTGTTTTCACTCGTTCAGTGTACGCCTGATTTGTCCATGGAGGATTGTTCTGGTTGTTTATCGTTTGCTGTCTCTGTTAATTCACAAATTTGTGACGGGAAGATAGGGTGTAGAATACTATTTCCTAGTTGCAATATTCGTTACGAAATAGTACCCTTTTACAATGGGACCAGGCTTCAAGAGTTACAGGATCAGCTTATAACAACACCGCCACCGCCACCGTCAATATTGTCACCAGCACCACCGCCGCCATCATTGTCACCAGCACCACTCACACTGCCAG AGAAAAAGGATGGTAATAGAACTCGAACGaacatcatcatcgtcatcgttGTTTCAATTGTTGTGTCTCTAATAGCAGCTGTATGGGCTGGCATCCTATTGATAAAACGAACAAAGACGAAACCGGAGGAAGAAGTTAGAT CTGTAGGTGACATTAATATGGCTGATTTTCTACAATACGATTTCCACCAAATCAAAATTGCTACTGATGATTTCTCAGATGCTAACAAACTGGGGCAAGGCGGATTTGGATCCGTTTACAAG GGAAAACTTCTGAATGGACTAGAAATAGCTGTAAAACGAATGTCCTTGGATTCGAGCCAAGGTCATGTAGAATTCAAGAATGAAGTTTTACTAGTGGCCAAGCTACAACACCGAAATCTTGTTAGACTCTTGGGTTTTTCTATGGAAGGGGATGAGAGGCTTCTTGTCTATGAGTTTGTTCAGAATACAAGCCTCGAAAGATTCATATTCG ACCCAATCAAACGCAACGATTTAGATTGGGAGAGACGTTACAAGATTATTGTAGGAATTGCTAAGGGGCTTTTATATTTGCACGAAGAGTCTCGACTCAAAATCATTCACCGGGATCTCAAAGCTAGTAACATACTTCTAGATGAAGATATGAATCCAAAAATTGCAGACTTTGGCATGGCGAAACTTTTTGCTGGTGATGAAACTCATGGCAGTACCAATAGAATTGTGGGAACTTA TGGGTATATGCCGCCAGAATATGCAATGCACGGACAGTTCTCAGTCAAATCCGATGTATTTAGTTTTGGCGTACTTGTCCTAGAAATTCTAGCCGGCCAAAGAAACAACTCATTTCGACACGGAGAGAATGCAGAAGACCTCTTAAGTGTG GCATGGAAATATTGGTACCAAGGAACAATTCAAGATATGATAGATCCTGTTTTGCGAGCTAGTTTGGGTTTCTCACATGATATGTTGCGCTGCATTCACATCGGTTTGTTATGTGTGCACGATAATCCAATAGATAGACCAACAATGACTTCAGTCGTTCCAATGCTAAGCAGCTTTACCATATCCTTGCCGGTACCTTCACAATCATCATACTTTACCTCTAGtgatttataa
- the LOC140868621 gene encoding cysteine-rich receptor-like protein kinase 8 isoform X2, whose amino-acid sequence MISRRRRQLASIFLTVMNLVSTTRTQFACLNNGNYSSNSTYKANLQTLLSSLPTNIDINGFYNSSLGQNPDTVYASVLCRGDVQLDICRDCIQKTANELIKSCPNSKQSLMWNEFCTLRYSNESMFGILSEDPVCYMVNSLNFSSPNHFLADVNALLHNISIQAADGGSLRKVAAGNTISTVDVDTLFSLVQCTPDLSMEDCSGCLSFAVSVNSQICDGKIGCRILFPSCNIRYEIVPFYNGTRLQELQDQLITTPPPPPSILSPAPPPPSLSPAPLTLPEKKDGNRTRTNIIIVIVVSIVVSLIAAVWAGILLIKRTKTKPEEEVRCDINMADFLQYDFHQIKIATDDFSDANKLGQGGFGSVYKGKLLNGLEIAVKRMSLDSSQGHVEFKNEVLLVAKLQHRNLVRLLGFSMEGDERLLVYEFVQNTSLERFIFDPIKRNDLDWERRYKIIVGIAKGLLYLHEESRLKIIHRDLKASNILLDEDMNPKIADFGMAKLFAGDETHGSTNRIVGTYGYMPPEYAMHGQFSVKSDVFSFGVLVLEILAGQRNNSFRHGENAEDLLSVAWKYWYQGTIQDMIDPVLRASLGFSHDMLRCIHIGLLCVHDNPIDRPTMTSVVPMLSSFTISLPVPSQSSYFTSSDL is encoded by the exons ATGATTTCTCGAAGACGGCGGCAACTCGCCTCCATTTTCTTGACAGTCATGAACCTTGTGTCCACTACCAGAACGCAATTTGCGTGCCTTAACAACGGCAATTACTCAAGTAACAGCACATACAAGGCCAATCTCCAAACTCTCCTCTCCTCTCTGCCTACAAATATTGATATCAATGGATTCTACAATTCCTCCCTGGGCCAGAACCCGGATACGGTCTACGCCTCCGTGCTTTGCAGAGGTGATGTTCAGCTTGATATTTGTCGCGATTGTATCCAAAAGACCGCAAATGAATTGATTAAATCATGCCCGAATTCCAAACAGTCACTTATGTGGAATGAATTTTGCACGTTACGGTACTCCAATGAATCTATGTTCGGAATATTGTCGGAAGATCCAGTGTGCTACATGGTGAATAGCCTGAACTTCTCCAGTCCGAACCATTTTCTTGCGGATGTTAATGCCCTACTGCACAATATTAGTATCCAGGCTGCTGATGGTGGTTCTCTGAGAAAAGTTGCCGCTGGGAATACAATTAGTACGGTAGATGTTGATACTCTGTTTTCACTCGTTCAGTGTACGCCTGATTTGTCCATGGAGGATTGTTCTGGTTGTTTATCGTTTGCTGTCTCTGTTAATTCACAAATTTGTGACGGGAAGATAGGGTGTAGAATACTATTTCCTAGTTGCAATATTCGTTACGAAATAGTACCCTTTTACAATGGGACCAGGCTTCAAGAGTTACAGGATCAGCTTATAACAACACCGCCACCGCCACCGTCAATATTGTCACCAGCACCACCGCCGCCATCATTGTCACCAGCACCACTCACACTGCCAG AGAAAAAGGATGGTAATAGAACTCGAACGaacatcatcatcgtcatcgttGTTTCAATTGTTGTGTCTCTAATAGCAGCTGTATGGGCTGGCATCCTATTGATAAAACGAACAAAGACGAAACCGGAGGAAGAAGTTAGAT GTGACATTAATATGGCTGATTTTCTACAATACGATTTCCACCAAATCAAAATTGCTACTGATGATTTCTCAGATGCTAACAAACTGGGGCAAGGCGGATTTGGATCCGTTTACAAG GGAAAACTTCTGAATGGACTAGAAATAGCTGTAAAACGAATGTCCTTGGATTCGAGCCAAGGTCATGTAGAATTCAAGAATGAAGTTTTACTAGTGGCCAAGCTACAACACCGAAATCTTGTTAGACTCTTGGGTTTTTCTATGGAAGGGGATGAGAGGCTTCTTGTCTATGAGTTTGTTCAGAATACAAGCCTCGAAAGATTCATATTCG ACCCAATCAAACGCAACGATTTAGATTGGGAGAGACGTTACAAGATTATTGTAGGAATTGCTAAGGGGCTTTTATATTTGCACGAAGAGTCTCGACTCAAAATCATTCACCGGGATCTCAAAGCTAGTAACATACTTCTAGATGAAGATATGAATCCAAAAATTGCAGACTTTGGCATGGCGAAACTTTTTGCTGGTGATGAAACTCATGGCAGTACCAATAGAATTGTGGGAACTTA TGGGTATATGCCGCCAGAATATGCAATGCACGGACAGTTCTCAGTCAAATCCGATGTATTTAGTTTTGGCGTACTTGTCCTAGAAATTCTAGCCGGCCAAAGAAACAACTCATTTCGACACGGAGAGAATGCAGAAGACCTCTTAAGTGTG GCATGGAAATATTGGTACCAAGGAACAATTCAAGATATGATAGATCCTGTTTTGCGAGCTAGTTTGGGTTTCTCACATGATATGTTGCGCTGCATTCACATCGGTTTGTTATGTGTGCACGATAATCCAATAGATAGACCAACAATGACTTCAGTCGTTCCAATGCTAAGCAGCTTTACCATATCCTTGCCGGTACCTTCACAATCATCATACTTTACCTCTAGtgatttataa
- the LOC140868621 gene encoding cysteine-rich receptor-like protein kinase 6 isoform X3: protein MISRRRRQLASIFLTVMNLVSTTRTQFACLNNGNYSSNSTYKANLQTLLSSLPTNIDINGFYNSSLGQNPDTVYASVLCRGDVQLDICRDCIQKTANELIKSCPNSKQSLMWNEFCTLRYSNESMFGILSEDPVCYMVNSLNFSSPNHFLADVNALLHNISIQAADGGSLRKVAAGNTISTVDVDTLFSLVQCTPDLSMEDCSGCLSFAVSVNSQICDGKIGCRILFPSCNIRYEIVPFYNGTRLQELQDQLITTPPPPPSILSPAPPPPSLSPAPLTLPEKKDGNRTRTNIIIVIVVSIVVSLIAAVWAGILLIKRTKTKPEEEVRSVGDINMADFLQYDFHQIKIATDDFSDANKLGQGGFGSVYKGKLLNGLEIAVKRMSLDSSQGHVEFKNEVLLVAKLQHRNLVRLLGFSMEGDERLLVYEFVQNTSLERFIFDPIKRNDLDWERRYKIIVGIAKGLLYLHEESRLKIIHRDLKASNILLDEDMNPKIADFGMAKLFAGDETHGSTNRIVGT, encoded by the exons ATGATTTCTCGAAGACGGCGGCAACTCGCCTCCATTTTCTTGACAGTCATGAACCTTGTGTCCACTACCAGAACGCAATTTGCGTGCCTTAACAACGGCAATTACTCAAGTAACAGCACATACAAGGCCAATCTCCAAACTCTCCTCTCCTCTCTGCCTACAAATATTGATATCAATGGATTCTACAATTCCTCCCTGGGCCAGAACCCGGATACGGTCTACGCCTCCGTGCTTTGCAGAGGTGATGTTCAGCTTGATATTTGTCGCGATTGTATCCAAAAGACCGCAAATGAATTGATTAAATCATGCCCGAATTCCAAACAGTCACTTATGTGGAATGAATTTTGCACGTTACGGTACTCCAATGAATCTATGTTCGGAATATTGTCGGAAGATCCAGTGTGCTACATGGTGAATAGCCTGAACTTCTCCAGTCCGAACCATTTTCTTGCGGATGTTAATGCCCTACTGCACAATATTAGTATCCAGGCTGCTGATGGTGGTTCTCTGAGAAAAGTTGCCGCTGGGAATACAATTAGTACGGTAGATGTTGATACTCTGTTTTCACTCGTTCAGTGTACGCCTGATTTGTCCATGGAGGATTGTTCTGGTTGTTTATCGTTTGCTGTCTCTGTTAATTCACAAATTTGTGACGGGAAGATAGGGTGTAGAATACTATTTCCTAGTTGCAATATTCGTTACGAAATAGTACCCTTTTACAATGGGACCAGGCTTCAAGAGTTACAGGATCAGCTTATAACAACACCGCCACCGCCACCGTCAATATTGTCACCAGCACCACCGCCGCCATCATTGTCACCAGCACCACTCACACTGCCAG AGAAAAAGGATGGTAATAGAACTCGAACGaacatcatcatcgtcatcgttGTTTCAATTGTTGTGTCTCTAATAGCAGCTGTATGGGCTGGCATCCTATTGATAAAACGAACAAAGACGAAACCGGAGGAAGAAGTTAGAT CTGTAGGTGACATTAATATGGCTGATTTTCTACAATACGATTTCCACCAAATCAAAATTGCTACTGATGATTTCTCAGATGCTAACAAACTGGGGCAAGGCGGATTTGGATCCGTTTACAAG GGAAAACTTCTGAATGGACTAGAAATAGCTGTAAAACGAATGTCCTTGGATTCGAGCCAAGGTCATGTAGAATTCAAGAATGAAGTTTTACTAGTGGCCAAGCTACAACACCGAAATCTTGTTAGACTCTTGGGTTTTTCTATGGAAGGGGATGAGAGGCTTCTTGTCTATGAGTTTGTTCAGAATACAAGCCTCGAAAGATTCATATTCG ACCCAATCAAACGCAACGATTTAGATTGGGAGAGACGTTACAAGATTATTGTAGGAATTGCTAAGGGGCTTTTATATTTGCACGAAGAGTCTCGACTCAAAATCATTCACCGGGATCTCAAAGCTAGTAACATACTTCTAGATGAAGATATGAATCCAAAAATTGCAGACTTTGGCATGGCGAAACTTTTTGCTGGTGATGAAACTCATGGCAGTACCAATAGAATTGTGGGAACTTA A